From the genome of Gryllotalpicola protaetiae:
CGTTTGTGCGGAGGGCCACGGAAAGTTCTCCACGGCCAACATGCCGCATCCGGCGGGCTCGCCCACACAGACGTACACGTACGCGGTCGTCTGCTTCGATCCCAGCACCGGAGACATACTCGACACCGGGTATGACAACAAGCCTCTCGCGGGCAACTTCAGCAACGCGCAGGCGCTGAACGTCATCGACCGAATCACCAACACCGTCCGATAACGGAAGGGGACCCTCTACCCGCCGCCCCCCGCGAAATTAACAGAAAGCCGAACAGATCAAAAGACCTAACCAAGTGCTACTAGCCGCGGTAGTGGTCGCTGTCGCCGACCTGGCGGGGTCTCGTGCCGAGCAGTGCGGCGGGGCCGAGCACGCCCGTTCCGAATTTCGCGGCGATGCCGTCGACGGCACGCTCGGTCTCGCGCCAGTCCTCGTCGGGGTCCCAGAGCGCCGGCTGCGCGGCATCCGCCTCGAGCTGCTCGACGCGCACCCCGATCAGCCGCACGGGCGCGCGGTCCCGCCAGGCCTCGTCGAGCAGGCTCGCGACCTCTTCGTAGATGCGGCGACCCACCGAGGTCGGCTCGGGCAGCGTGCGCGAGCGCGAGATGGTGCGGAAGTCGGAGAAGCGCAGCTTGAGGCTCACCGTACGGCCGGCGACGGATGCCGCGCGCAGCCGCTCGGCGGCCCTGCTGGACAGCCTCAGCAGCTCGCGCCGCAGCACCGCCGGGTCGGTGACGTCGAACTCGAAGGTCTCCTCGTGGCCGATCGACTTCTCGATGCGGGTCGTCTCGACCTCGCGCACGTCGATGCCGTTCGCGAGCTGCCAGAGGCGCCGGCCGCCGACGCCGAGGCGGCGCTCGAGCAGGTCGAGGGGTGCTGCGGCGAGGTCGGCGACAGTGCGCAGTCCGAGGTTCGCGAGCGCCGTCTGGGTCGACGGACCGACGCCCCACAGCGCGCCAACGGGCAGCGGGTGCAGGAACGCGAGCGTCTCGGCGACGGGCACGACGAGCAGACCGTCGGGCTTCGCGCGCCCCGAGGCGAGCTTCGCCACGAACTTGGTGCCCGCGACGCCGACGGAGGCAGGCAGCCCGGTCTCGTGCCGCACCCACGCGCGCAGCTGAGCAGCGATGTGCGCCGGGCTGCCGAGCAGCTTCCGCGCGCCGGCGACGTCGAGGAACGCCTCGTCGATCGACACCGGCTCGACGAGCGGGGTGGCCCGCCGGAAGATCTGCATCACCTGCCGCGACAGCTCGGCGTAGCGCTCCATGCGCGGATCGACGGTGATCGCGTCGGGGCACAGCCGCAGCGCCTGCGCGACCGGCATCGCCGAGCGCACGCCGAACCTCCGCGCCTCATAGGACGCGCTCGAGACGACCGATCGGCCGGTCGCGTGGCCGACGATCAACGGCTTGCCCGCAAGTTCGGGTCGATCGAGGACCTCGACCGACGCGTAGAAGGCGTCCATGTCGACGTGCAGGATGTTCGCACCGGTGTCGTCAACGGGCCCGACAGTCACCTGCCGATCGCTGCCGTCTGCCCTGCCCACGTTTCTCATCATCTCGCGGCGAACTGATAGCCGCCCTGGTCGAAACGATTCGATGGTTCTGCTTAGGCTTGTGAGCATGGAATTCAGATACCTCGGCAACTCGGGTCTCAAGATCTCCGAGATCATCTACGGCAACTGGCTCACCCACGGCTCGCAGGTCGAGAACGACGCGGCGAACGCGACCATCCACGCCGCGCTGGACGCGGGCATCTCCAGCTTCGACACCGCGGACGCCTACGCGAACACCGCGGCCGAGGTCGTGCTCGGCGACGCGCTCAAGGGCGAGCGTCGCGAGAGCCTCGAGATCTTCACGAAGGTCTACTGGCCGACCGGCCCCGGCGGCAAGAACGACACCGGTCTTTCCCGCAAGCACATCCTCGAGTCGATCAACGGGTCACTCGCCCGCCTCGGCACCGACTACGTCGACCTGTACCAGGCGCACCGCTTCGACTACGAGACCCCCATCGAAGAGACCATGCAGGCGTTCGCCGACATCGTGCGGCAGGGCAAGGCGCTCTACATCGGCGTGAGCGAGTGGAACGCCGACCAGATCCGGGCGGGCCACAAGCTCGCGAAGGAGCTCGGCTTCCAGCTCATCTCGAACCAGCCCCAGTACAACCTGCTGTACCGCGTCATCGAGCAGGAAGTCGTGCCGACCTCTGAAGAGCTGGGCCTCTCGCAGATCGTGTTCTCCCCCATCGCGCAAGGCGTGCTGACGGGCAAGTACCTGCCCGGCCAGCCGGCCCCCGAAGGCTCGCGCGCGACCGACGAGAAGGGCGGCAAGAACATGATCGCCCGGTGGATGCGCGACGACATCCTCACCGCGGTCCAGGGACTCAAGCCGATCGCCGAAGAGCTCGGCATCACGCAGGCGCAGCTCGCGGTGGCCTGGGTGCTTCAGAACCCGAACGTGGCCGGCGCCATCGTCGGGGCGAGCCGGCCCGAGCAGATCGCGTCGAACGCTGCCGCCGCGGGAGTCAAGCTGGAGGCATCCGTTCTCGCGAAGATCGATGAGATCATCGGCGCCGTCGCCGAGACCGACCCGACGCTGACGCAGTCGCCCGCGACGCGCGTCGCCTGACCCTCCACAGCGCGCAGCAGGGGCCGTCCTTCGGGGCGGCCCCTGCTGCGCGTTTGACGGTTCCCCCGCCCCATCAGGTACTATCTACCCCCATTAGGGGCACAGTGCTGATTCCCGACACACCGAGCCCGATTTCAGCGGAGGGAACCCGTGACGGACACCACCCCCATGACCCATACTCCTCACATCGAAGCGACCGTCGTGCGCAGCGCGGAAGGCCCCTATATCGGCCAGATCTCGGTCGACGGCTCGATCACCACGATCGAAGGCCGCACCGAGGACGGGGTGCGGCGCGACATCATCCGCGCCGTCGCCGGTGTTGCACAGCGGCTCGATCGGCCCGTGCGGTTGATCGCGCGCGACAGCCTCGGAACGCAGGAGGTCCGCGTCTCACCTGACGGCTACACCGAGGCGCTCGGCCCCGTCGCCCCCGCTCCCGCAGAATCCGGCCTCGACTTCGATGCGATCATCGGCGACCAGTACAGCCCCGACCGGCACAATCCCGGTCAGGCGCCCGTCGGCGAAGACGACACGTTGACACAGCCGGCCGGCCGCGCCGCCGCCGTTCCCGATCTCGAGTATCTGTTCCAGTCGCCGAGCGACGAGTACCCGCTGCCGAGCGAGCAGAGGGCGAAGCCGGGTGCCGCGCCCGCGGCCTCCTCGATTCCGTCGGTCCCGCTGCCTCCGATCGTCATGCCGCAGCCCGCAGCAACCGCCCCCGTCACATCGACATACGTGCCGCCACAGCCCACGGCGCCCGCGGCGCCTTCCGCGGCCGAGGGCGCGCCTGCCCCGTTCGAGCCGTTCGTCAACGAGGATGCCGGGCTGCCGCTGCTTCCGCCTGCACCGCCGCCCGTCGTCGACGTCGACCACCTGCCGACGCTCGACGACTTCATGGCCCAGCGGCCGGAGGCACCGACGGCGCCGGCCGCGCTCGGCTGGCAGGGGCTCGTGCGCAAGGCCTCGTTCGGGCTGATCAGCCCGGCGCCCGGCGAGCCGGAGCTCGCGCGCCGCAGCTCCGTCGAGGCGGTGCAGCGCGCCTTCGCCGGGCCGCGCACGGTCGTCGTGATCAACCCGAAGGGCGGCGCGCACAAGACGACCGCGACCATGATGCTCGCTGCGACCTTCGGTGAGCACCGCGGCGGCTACACGCTCGCGTGGGACAACAACGAGACCCGCGGCACCCTCGGGTGGCGCGCGCAGCCGGCCGCGCACCACCGCAGCGCCGTCAGCCTGCTGCACGATCTCGACCGCTTCGGCGACGCCGGCTCGTCGCGCATCGGCGATCTCGACGACTACGTGCGCGCGCAGGGCTCCGCGCAGTTCGACGTGCTCGCCAGCGACGAGGACCCCAACGCGACCGACCTGGTCGACGCCGACGCCTTCGACCGCCTGCACTCGACGCTTCAACGGTTCTACCGGCTCATCATCGTCGACACCGGCAACAACATGCGCGCCCCGAACTGGCTCCGCGCCGTCGAGGCGGCCGACCAGCTCGTGATCGTCACCACCGTGCGAGAGGACACCGCGGCCAGCGCCGCCTGGCTCGTCGACGGACTGCGCGAGAAGGGCCTCGAGAAGAAGATCGACAACGCCGTCACGGTGCTGTCCGCCACCACCGACTCCCCCGACCCTCAACTGGCCAGACGGCTGCGCGGCCACTTCGGCTCGCTCACCCGCGCGGTGCTCGAGGTGCCGCACGACCCGGCCCTCGTCGACGGCGGCGCCATCAGCTATGAGCTGCTGTCGCGCTCGACCCGCGAGGCGTGGCTGCACGTTGCGGCGACCGTGTCAGAAGGGCTGTGACGACAGAGCGCTCGGCCGCCGTCCATACGGTCGTCGTGAGCAGGTAGAGGCCGGCCGCAAGCGGCGCGAACGCGGCGAACACCACGGTGACGAACGCCAGGTAACTGCTCGCACGCGCGGCGACCGCCGTCGCGCCCGTGGGCTCTTCGACCGGACGCGGCGCCGATGCCTGCAGGACCTTCCGCTGCACGGCGACCGCGGTCGCGAGAAGCACGAGCAGGACGCCGCCGACGACGAGTGCGCCGGCGTCTCCGGCGCCAAGCGCCGCGATGAACGACGTCTTCAGCGCTGCGCCGAACAGCGCATGGTCGAGCAGCGCATTCGCGTGCCCGGCGATGCTCTGGTGCAGGAACAGGGAGTAGACGATCGAGAGCACCGGCGCCTGCAGCAGCAGCGGCAGGATGCCTGCGAACGGCGACACTCGCTCACGCCGGTACAGCTCCAGCGTCGCCGCTTGGAGCCGCTGCGGATTCTTCGCGTGCCGCTTGCGCAGCTCGGCGAGCTGGGGCGTGAGGCGACTCCGGGCGAGCGTCGCCCGGACGGTCGAGACCCCGACTGGAATGAGAGCCGTGCGCACGGCGAGCGTGAGCAGGACGACGGCGAGCGCGGCGGCGGAGCCGCCCGCGATGGGGGCGAGGGCCCCGACGAGGGTGAGGACGCCGTGGTACGCGGCGTCGAGTACGGCCGCGAACGGCCCGGAGTTGAACATGGTTTCCTTCTGCGAAGTCGGCGTGCGATGACGGTCATCTGACCGCGCGCCGCCGCAGAAGGCGACCGCTACGCGGTCCGCAGAAGGAGCCCTGGCGCCCTGGGGCGCGGGTGCCCGGCCGCATCCGGGTCGTCCTGGGCGGTGATGACTCGCGGCGCGCGGCGCCATGCGGAGCGGGCCCGCGTCGCGTGCGCGCCCGACTCCGCGGCCGCGGCCGCCATCGCCCGCATGCAGGCGACGACCGCCAGCGCAGCAAGACCTGCGATGCCGGCGCCGACCGCCGTCCCCAGCACCAGCTCAGGTGCGGGCGCGCCCGACGCCACTGCGACGAATCGCAGCAGCAGTTCGAGCAGAGTCATCACCCCGGCACTCTAGCGCCGGTGCCAGGATGGAGCCATGGCTCGAGTCGCGATCATCGGTGCGCACGGCAAGGTCGGTCAGGAGCTCATGCGCGAGCTCTACGACGCAGGCCACGACTTCGTGGGGGTGGCCCGCGGCGAGGAGTCGGCCGAAGACATCTTCCGCCTCGGCGGCGAGGGCGTGACCCTCGATCTCGAGCAGGCGGATGCCGAGACGCTCGCCGGCGCACTCGCGGGCTGCGACGCCGTGATCTTCACCGCGGGCGCCGGGGCGAACAGCGGCGTCGAGCGGAAGCGCACCGTCGACTACGGCGCGTCTGTGCTCACCATCGCGGCCTGTCAGGCCGCAGGCATCCGCCGTCTCATTCAGATCTCCGCGGCGGGCGTCGACGACCCCAGCACCGCGACCGTCGTGCCCGACCCGCAGTGGGCGGCATACGTCGCGGCGAAGCGCGACGCCGACGCCGAGCTGCGCGCATCGGGCCTCGACTGGACGATTCTGCGCCCGACCGCCCTCACGACCGCGGAAGGCACGGGGCTCATCGAGCTCGCCGAAAGCGTAGACCGCGCGAGCGGATCGATCCCCCGCGCGGACGTCGCGGCCACGGTCATCGCCGTGCTCGACAATCCGGGAAGCATCGGTGAACAGTGGGAGTTGACCGGCGGTTCCACCCCGGTCGCCGAGGCCGTGGCGCGGCTAAGTTAGAGCCATGACGTCGGCTGAGAAGCCGTGGCTCGCGCACTACGCCCCTGGCGTGGTGCCGACGGTCGCGGCGGTCACAGAGTCCCTGCCCAACATCATCGACCGCACCGTGAAGGACTTCCCGAACGCGGTCGCCCTCGACTTCCTCGGTGCGGAGACCCGCTACAGCGAACTCGGCGATCAGATCGCGCGCGCGGCCGAGGGGCTGCGGAAGCTCGGCGTGAAACGCGGCGACCGTGTCGCGCTCGTCCTGCCGAACTGTCCTGAGCACATCGCGGCGTTCTATGCGGTGCAGCGGCTCGGCGGGATCGCCGTCGAGCACAACCCGCTCTACACCGAGCGGGAGCTGCGGCACCAGTTCGAAGACCACGGGGCGCGGGTCGCGATCGTCTGGCAGAAGGTCGCGCAGAAGGTGCTCGACCTTCCGGCCGACCTCCAGGTGAGCACGGTCATCTCGATCGACATCACGCGAGGCCTGCCCGCCTCGAAACGCTTCGCCATGCGCCTGCCGGTGAAGGCGGCGCGTGAGGCCAGAGGCAGGACGTGGGGTCCGCTGCCGAAGGGGGCGATCCCGTGGGAGAAGGTGCTGAAGAGCCGGCGCATCTCTGACAAGGTGCCGCGGCCCCAGGCATCCGACATCGCGGTCATCCAGTACACGAGCGGGACGACCGGCACTCCCAAGGGCGCGCTGCTTACGCACGCGAATCTGATCTCGAACACGCTGCAGTGCCAGGCATGGATTCCGGATGTGAAGCGCGGCAGCGGGGTCGTCGTATACGCCATGCTCCCGGTGTTCCACGCCTACGGGCTGACCCTCGGCCTCACCTTCGCCATGTCGATGGCCGCCAGGCTCGTGCTGTTCCCCGCGTTCGACCCCGACCTCGTTCTCGCGGCGCACAAGAAGCATCCGGCGACCTATCTGCCGGCCGTGCCGCCGATCATCGACCGGCTGCTGAAGCGCGCGGCCGAGAAGAAGGTGTCGCTCCGGGGCGTCAGGGTCGGCGTCTCGGGCGGCATGGCGCTCGACACCTCGCTGATCGCGAAGTGGGAGGCCGCGACCGGCGGCGTGCTCATCGAGGGCTACGGATTGAGCGAGACCAGCCCGATCCTGATGATCAACCCGATCACCGACGAGCGTCACGCGGGCAGCATCGGCCTGCCGGTCTCCAGCACCGAGGCGAAGATCGTGTCGCGCGACGACCACGAGACCGAGCAGCCGACGGGCGAGCCCGGCGAACTGCTCGTGCGCGGCCCGCAGGTGTTCTCGGGCTACTGGAAGCGCCCCGGCGAGACCGCGGCGGTGCTGGAGGACGGCTGGTTCCGCACAGGAGACATCGCGAAGGTCGACGAGCGCGGGTTCTTCGAGATCGTCGACCGCATCAAGGAGCTCATCATCACGGGCGGCTTCAACGTGGCGCCGAGCGAGGTCGAAGAGGCGGTCGTCGCGCTCGACGGCGTGCAGGACGCCGCCGCGGTCGGGATTCCTGACCCGCACTCGGGCGAGAAGATCGTCGTCGCGGTCGTCATGCAGCCGGGGGCGCCGTTCGACCCCGAGGCGATGCGCGCCACGCTGCGCGAGAACCTGACGCCCTACAAGGTGCCGCGGGAGATCGTGCGACTGGACGAGCTGCCGCGGAACATGATCGGCAAGGTGCTGCGCAAGAAGGTGCGCGAGCAGCTACTGCATGGCGAAGACCAGAAGGCTTGAGGTCGCCGTGGCGACCAGGCGGCCCGCGCCGTCGGTGAGGCGCCCTTCCGCGAATGCGACGCGCGAACCCGGCTTCGTGACGACCCCCTCGCAGCGCAGCGTGCCGCTGCTCGCGAGGATCGGCCGCAGGTAGCTGACGGTGATGTCGATGGACGTATAGCCCTGGCCCTGCTGCAGAGTGGTCTGAGCCGCGCACCCGATCGCCGAGTCGAGCAGGGTGCACGCGAGGCCGCCGTGCACCGTGCCGATCGGGTTGTAGTGCTGCTCGCCCGGCTCGCACTCGAAGACGACACGACCCTGCTCGACCTCGGCGACGGTGAAGCCCATCAGCTTCGCGATCGGCGGCGGCGGAAAGGTGCCGTCGGCCAGCCCCTTGATGTAGTCGAGACCGGTGAGCGACGGGATCTGCGCGGCGGCCGGCGCCGGATCGTCCCACTCGACGGTGAGGGAACGGGCCGGGACATCCGTGTCTGTCATGCCTCGAGCGTAAGACGCATGCAAGCCTTGTGGGGTGAGTTCTTCCGACAGCGGGTCCGACGATGAGCCGAGCCGTCTCGCC
Proteins encoded in this window:
- a CDS encoding DNA polymerase IV; translation: MGRADGSDRQVTVGPVDDTGANILHVDMDAFYASVEVLDRPELAGKPLIVGHATGRSVVSSASYEARRFGVRSAMPVAQALRLCPDAITVDPRMERYAELSRQVMQIFRRATPLVEPVSIDEAFLDVAGARKLLGSPAHIAAQLRAWVRHETGLPASVGVAGTKFVAKLASGRAKPDGLLVVPVAETLAFLHPLPVGALWGVGPSTQTALANLGLRTVADLAAAPLDLLERRLGVGGRRLWQLANGIDVREVETTRIEKSIGHEETFEFDVTDPAVLRRELLRLSSRAAERLRAASVAGRTVSLKLRFSDFRTISRSRTLPEPTSVGRRIYEEVASLLDEAWRDRAPVRLIGVRVEQLEADAAQPALWDPDEDWRETERAVDGIAAKFGTGVLGPAALLGTRPRQVGDSDHYRG
- a CDS encoding aldo/keto reductase family protein, with the translated sequence MEFRYLGNSGLKISEIIYGNWLTHGSQVENDAANATIHAALDAGISSFDTADAYANTAAEVVLGDALKGERRESLEIFTKVYWPTGPGGKNDTGLSRKHILESINGSLARLGTDYVDLYQAHRFDYETPIEETMQAFADIVRQGKALYIGVSEWNADQIRAGHKLAKELGFQLISNQPQYNLLYRVIEQEVVPTSEELGLSQIVFSPIAQGVLTGKYLPGQPAPEGSRATDEKGGKNMIARWMRDDILTAVQGLKPIAEELGITQAQLAVAWVLQNPNVAGAIVGASRPEQIASNAAAAGVKLEASVLAKIDEIIGAVAETDPTLTQSPATRVA
- a CDS encoding chromosome partitioning protein, translating into MTDTTPMTHTPHIEATVVRSAEGPYIGQISVDGSITTIEGRTEDGVRRDIIRAVAGVAQRLDRPVRLIARDSLGTQEVRVSPDGYTEALGPVAPAPAESGLDFDAIIGDQYSPDRHNPGQAPVGEDDTLTQPAGRAAAVPDLEYLFQSPSDEYPLPSEQRAKPGAAPAASSIPSVPLPPIVMPQPAATAPVTSTYVPPQPTAPAAPSAAEGAPAPFEPFVNEDAGLPLLPPAPPPVVDVDHLPTLDDFMAQRPEAPTAPAALGWQGLVRKASFGLISPAPGEPELARRSSVEAVQRAFAGPRTVVVINPKGGAHKTTATMMLAATFGEHRGGYTLAWDNNETRGTLGWRAQPAAHHRSAVSLLHDLDRFGDAGSSRIGDLDDYVRAQGSAQFDVLASDEDPNATDLVDADAFDRLHSTLQRFYRLIIVDTGNNMRAPNWLRAVEAADQLVIVTTVREDTAASAAWLVDGLREKGLEKKIDNAVTVLSATTDSPDPQLARRLRGHFGSLTRAVLEVPHDPALVDGGAISYELLSRSTREAWLHVAATVSEGL
- a CDS encoding YidC/Oxa1 family membrane protein insertase; this encodes MFNSGPFAAVLDAAYHGVLTLVGALAPIAGGSAAALAVVLLTLAVRTALIPVGVSTVRATLARSRLTPQLAELRKRHAKNPQRLQAATLELYRRERVSPFAGILPLLLQAPVLSIVYSLFLHQSIAGHANALLDHALFGAALKTSFIAALGAGDAGALVVGGVLLVLLATAVAVQRKVLQASAPRPVEEPTGATAVAARASSYLAFVTVVFAAFAPLAAGLYLLTTTVWTAAERSVVTALLTRSPQRAATPRGSSATAAHS
- a CDS encoding DUF6412 domain-containing protein, translated to MTLLELLLRFVAVASGAPAPELVLGTAVGAGIAGLAALAVVACMRAMAAAAAESGAHATRARSAWRRAPRVITAQDDPDAAGHPRPRAPGLLLRTA
- a CDS encoding SDR family oxidoreductase; amino-acid sequence: MARVAIIGAHGKVGQELMRELYDAGHDFVGVARGEESAEDIFRLGGEGVTLDLEQADAETLAGALAGCDAVIFTAGAGANSGVERKRTVDYGASVLTIAACQAAGIRRLIQISAAGVDDPSTATVVPDPQWAAYVAAKRDADAELRASGLDWTILRPTALTTAEGTGLIELAESVDRASGSIPRADVAATVIAVLDNPGSIGEQWELTGGSTPVAEAVARLS
- a CDS encoding long-chain-fatty-acid--CoA ligase — translated: MTSAEKPWLAHYAPGVVPTVAAVTESLPNIIDRTVKDFPNAVALDFLGAETRYSELGDQIARAAEGLRKLGVKRGDRVALVLPNCPEHIAAFYAVQRLGGIAVEHNPLYTERELRHQFEDHGARVAIVWQKVAQKVLDLPADLQVSTVISIDITRGLPASKRFAMRLPVKAAREARGRTWGPLPKGAIPWEKVLKSRRISDKVPRPQASDIAVIQYTSGTTGTPKGALLTHANLISNTLQCQAWIPDVKRGSGVVVYAMLPVFHAYGLTLGLTFAMSMAARLVLFPAFDPDLVLAAHKKHPATYLPAVPPIIDRLLKRAAEKKVSLRGVRVGVSGGMALDTSLIAKWEAATGGVLIEGYGLSETSPILMINPITDERHAGSIGLPVSSTEAKIVSRDDHETEQPTGEPGELLVRGPQVFSGYWKRPGETAAVLEDGWFRTGDIAKVDERGFFEIVDRIKELIITGGFNVAPSEVEEAVVALDGVQDAAAVGIPDPHSGEKIVVAVVMQPGAPFDPEAMRATLRENLTPYKVPREIVRLDELPRNMIGKVLRKKVREQLLHGEDQKA
- a CDS encoding PaaI family thioesterase codes for the protein MTDTDVPARSLTVEWDDPAPAAAQIPSLTGLDYIKGLADGTFPPPPIAKLMGFTVAEVEQGRVVFECEPGEQHYNPIGTVHGGLACTLLDSAIGCAAQTTLQQGQGYTSIDITVSYLRPILASSGTLRCEGVVTKPGSRVAFAEGRLTDGAGRLVATATSSLLVFAMQ